In the genome of Siniperca chuatsi isolate FFG_IHB_CAS linkage group LG14, ASM2008510v1, whole genome shotgun sequence, the window tatacagtacatactttaTGAACCCATAGAACCACATGatgttttaagattaaaaaGGAATTTTTTATATAACCATGGTGTTGTAGAAAGCCTTTCTTAAGGGCTCTGCtacaatccatccatccatcacatGAAGTATTATAAAATGGTTGAAAAAGCTtgcaataaatattttaaaaatcttccCTACTTACAAAAGCACATTTTCAGGGATCAACAACAAGAGAATgtctaaaaaaattaaaatgaacaacaaaaaacatcccATAACATCAACAGAAATCAATTGAAATCAAAAGGACCCCTACAAAAAACTGCTAAACAATAAAGCAACTATCACAGAAAAACTGTCATACAAATAAGAGCGTCAAGGCCTTTTCCAACAGCTGAGTTCTAAGAGTGTGACGAATTAGTCTCTGAGTCCCAGAGGAGATACTGTTAATATTACCGCATATAGTGCGCTTATTTCCTGAGGAGTTATGTAATATGCTATAGCAACTTGCTGATCTACGGaacctcttttgtttttcagtgacatGTTGTGTACTTGCTGTGCTTACTGAATGGCTCTATTTTTAACTGAGGCAGTCGTGCTTACAGCAGCACAGTTTAACAGATGAGTGCATATGTGGCATTCCAAACATAACTGCTATTAGgccatactgtacagtataatacaaacCTCAAGTCTCATAAATGTGATTCCTATTCATACATTCCTATATATGCAAATCATGCAGTCTAACAGTGTACCTTATTCAAAGTCCTTTTGGAGGAAGTCATTCATATTCTTCGTTGCTGCTGTGGATACTGTGCAGCTTTACAGGTCGACGTAAGGAGGAGCGCAGAGAAAGCCTGCCCTGCGGAAACATGAGCGCAGACAGTGAGGCGGACGCTTCCAGGCGGCCCTCCTTCCTCAGGATGGTCAGTCTGGGCAAGCTGAAGAGGGAATCCATGTCAGACAAGGCGTCCCAAGAGGCTGAGGAGGAAACAGCGGAGGAGGAGCCGGTGGTCAAAACCAGAGAGCCCCTCTCAGGTAACAATCAAGGAAACATCAGGTGTAAAAAGTCCAGGTCCTGATCAAAAAACTATGTTTAAATATCAAGTCACCTAGAAGAATCTGTCTTTTGCAAGGAGTTtcctttacattacattagagCTTCAGCAGTACTTCCTTCCAATCCTAGACAACTCTCTGAAGAGGTCCCCATATCCCTGAGTCACTGGGTTCAATCATCACCAGACTGTGAAATCAGGAAGTGACCGCACTTCCTCCTACCCCAGGTTCCTCAAGATAGAAGTCCAACCAAGCTACTGACTCCAAAGGGAACCTCGCTGGGAATAGAGGAGTGTGTAGAATGACCAATGAATAACCCAGTTTGTCAGCCAGCCACATGCACAACTACTCAATAACCATAAAAACAGATACACCCTTTTTCTATTTCTTGGCCAACCCTCTGTTTTGTGATGGTTGCAAATAAACATAGCCACCCTTTGTCTTCTTGTTCCCCACAGTACTGGAGATTCTACAGTTGGTCAACCACAGGGACCTTCTCCTcgctgacacacacattcaggagTTGGAGCGAGAGTGTGAGCTGCTGTCTCTCCTGCCGACCACAACTACTCCCACCCTTACTCCTACCATTTGTCCCAGCACCCCTCTGGGCATGTTCCCCTTATCATCCTCATCCTTAGATGAGTCCCTCAGCTCCAATGCAACAGTGGACTCGAGTCGGCGGAAGGCTAAGGATGTGGAGCTCTTATATGAGGCCCTGCAGAGGGAGATGTGGGACGTAGTGCGGGAATCCCTCCGCCAGCCCAGCGCTGGTCCCAACCTTgggctggtggtgctggtgatCCAACAGGAGGAGCATGCTGATGCTGCCTGGGCCCTGAGAGAGGAGACCAAGCCAGAGCGAGAGGGCCCCCATATCCAGCCCAGCCAGCGTCCTCGCCGACTGAAGATGAAGTGGAGGCAGGCTGTAGCGGAGGCTGCAGACTGGAGCCTGCCACATCAGGTAGACACCCAGGCGGGCCAGCTGGCCTCATACCTCGAGCGCCTGAGGAGTCGGATGGTGGATGACCTGGATGCAGCAAGGAGGAATGCTGTATCCATTTACCCAGAGGAGTTTGCTGCCTTCCAGGTGTATGTGGAAAGTTACCATCGAGCCGTGGCCAAACGTCTTCGGACCATTACCAGTGGCCCACTGCAGATCACAGATGTCTACTCACTACTGGACTGGTTCTACAACATCTACAACAGGTAGGGTACCTTATTAGACAGTGAACCTGGATGCTCCCAtgcaataataatatatcaaacTTGTATTACGAACCTGAAAACAGAACTTCCTTAGTTATGATTTGTAATTTTCTACCAGGGATGTCCTAGGAACCATTGGCACAACCACAGCCATCAGCTATGCTCCACTGGAACCAATTCTGCCCCAAGACACAGTGGACAGGCTGGAACAAGACTGCATCAGTATCGTCAGGGTAAGAAATCTTATTTTCGCAGGGCTGTTCCTTAGAAAATCTGGATAGTAgacaatttttaattttatgctgTGATTTTCAGGAGAACGTGACAATAGAGCTAATTCAGGTTCTGGATGAAGAGGAGAGGCGATGGGCTCAGACTCTGCACATAGAGGAGTATCAGTCCCACCTAGCTCGCTCAGTCATCCAGGTACATTGCCACATGCcattttcattgtgaaaaaCCTCTTGGACAGACATTTTAGTACATTTCTTTTTAGCCCAAGATACAGCTGTCTCATATCTCATGTCTTTCACAATTCCAGAGGCTGAAGGTGGACTTGGACAGATCTACATCTGTAAACCAGTTTCTAGGGGCACGAGTGGCTCGCTGTAGTCTCATTGGACTAGCTGACTTTCTCTACAAGTGAGTATATTCTATCAGAAAGGCATAAAATCAGGGaaacattttgcaaaaaaaaaagtggggtTTTAACCAAACAAGCAAGCCCCAGTGTTTTTACAGGACAGTGCATGACTGTTCATGTATAGATTGTATTAGCACTCAGTAGGTTGTCATAAAACCTCTGTGTCCAGTTTCCAGAGGAAGGTAGAGATGTTTCATGAGACTCAGGCAGAATTTGGAGACCGAGGGGATGGATATGTTTCCAGGTCCATAGCTCTGGTCAACTGCTGCCCTCCTCTCAGGTAGACAAGCAATTCATTATTCAACTGAGCATtttcatgtaattttttttttataggatTGCAGTAATTTTCTGAAAGTTCAGCTTCATATGTCTTGTGTATCCTGTAGAGCCTTAGTGGAGCGCTGCAGGCAGTGTGACCCACAGGGCAGCGAGGAGTCAGCGCAGAGAGCCAACTCCTCCCTGGACAGGATCATCAACCAGTCAGTGAGGGTGCTGACTGACAGGCTGTTTGAGCACATCAGGGTGAGTAAGTCGTGAGCAAGTCTTATCTCGGTCCTTAAAGCTTGTTTCCCTTTAACAAGACTCCTACCAGGCCAGGATATATGATTCAGTGAGTTTTCTATGACTGTACATGGCCAGGCTGGAGGACTTCCATCACCTAAAAACATTTCTTCCTggttttcttgtaaaatacaaTCAGTACAATCAAAAAATTGCTCACAACCATGCTATGTATTTGTTAAAACAAGAtggaaaatactgtacatgtacttgAAAGGTGACACATTTGAGTAATCTGTCTCAATTTCACATCCATggaatatgtcagtgttttagtGGTGAAAGTAAATGTAGCAATCCCACAATGTTAAAATAtcccattacaagtaaaagttatAAGAGTTGAGTAACTCCAAAATATAACAGAGgcattgtaaaaaaaatgtaaaagtcctgcattcaaaattttacttcagTACAAGTAATTTTTTTCCCATTACTATGCGATAAATATTACTGATGCATAAgcgtgtaagcagcattttattgttgtagctcGATGTCGAGCTAAttctaactactttatatactattaTTAAGTATTAAGTAGCAAAATTTGAAATACTCCAGGACAGCCCAAGTACATCAAAATTTTACtcaaagggacagttcaccccaaaatcaaaaatacatatttttcctcttacctgtagtgctatttatccatctggattgttttggcgatatcggccgtagagatgtctgcattttttgaatataatgggactatatggcactcggcttgtggtgcgcaaagcataaaaaaaattcaacagcaacgtctctttccagaaatcacggCCACTCACGGTTACTCAAGacaatccacagatttgttctgagcatgaaactgctcacaacaaggtctgtcccaactgtccctttaagtacagtacacaaGTAAATGTACACTCTGTTAATCAGAACTTGGTCTTTTGTTGTTCCAGCCTTTCTTTGACAAactgataaaaagaaaatggctgAACAACACAGAGGCCTTTGAGGCCATTGAAGCCAGCATTAAACAACACTTCAAGAAGTTCAGAAGGATGGACTCTCCACCTTATCAGGTAACACTTGTTGTGTTTAACATGCACTCTACAGCATTTGCTTGAAGGTTATATGTAACCAGTCAGTGATTAATTTTATGAATGACTGGCAGACTCTGGTGGGTGAGATGCACCGGCGGGTCCTGGTGGAGTATGTCCGAGCCATCATGCGGGGACGGGTCATCTGCACATCTTCcaagatgaggaagaggatggcTTTCCGCCTGCAAGATGAGGCCAAACAGCTGAAAGGACTCTTTAAGGATCTGGTAAGTctgtatttcacacaaaacattatattttttaatgaatcagGCAATGTCATTAAAGAGGACATATTTAACCTGCAACGGACATATACTCTTTAGCGTGACAAAGAACAGTTAGGACCTCTTGAAGGAGAATGAAATCCAAAgcatccaaaacagaactaatAATTGCTTTTCAGGAGACCCCGAGCATTATAAACAATTCCAAAATGCTGATTCTTAAAAACACTGAGCCGAGCTGGCTCAGGGAATGCAGAGTCTGGTGGCTGTGAATGGGGCCTGACCCTCAAACTTCCTAGGTCAGGAATAACTCAGACAGTGTTGATACAGGAGTGAGCTCTGAAAAATGGCTGCCGTCAGTGAGACGGAGATGGATGAACCAGGCTTACGTTAGCACTTgccagagggaggaagagggtgTAAAAGACTAGGCCTGACAGTGTGGCATTTGCCCCGTTTCTGTGTGCGAGTTCAAACAAGTGTCCGTCACCTCGGCTGACAACAGGAAGCCGCTGTGTTCAGAAGGAACTTCCTGTTCCTGTCAGCTGGCTGGCTTTGATGTGGCTCTGGGATGGCCTTGATGGCCTTTTTCACCCAGAAGTGGGATGAAGTGTCTGTGGAAACTGGGAACTTGGCTGTCTAAAAAAGATGTCGTTATTTTTAGTGAATGCCAAGCCAAagatttttgctttctttttcctgaGTGTTTGAAGGAAAAACAGGACCTAGAAAAACAGAGGTGGAGTTTTGTTATTCACTTAGTAAATCACCTAAATGTTTGACCTCTGGCTTTTACAGGTATTAATCTGTTTCCTCTGAAAGTTTGACTGTTCACTGCTAGTCATGCCCCatcttaaaaacatgtttaatagGAAAAGGAAGCCATTTGGATGAACATCGATAACAAATAAGTGCAATGAACTTAACATTTAGTTGAACAAATTTCCAAAGAAAGCCCAATTTATTGatgaattttacattttgctagGGTAATGAATACTTGTTGCACAATAATTAAATTGTTGCTATGCTCTATGTCTTCTCTCTGCTTCAGGAATCAAGTTCATCCTGGTTGGACAGCATCATCTGCCACCTGGCTGACATCATTCTCCTGGAGGACACTCCTTCCATCCAGATGGAGGTTGCTGTCCTGGTGAAAGAGTTTCCAGATATACGGTGAGGGGTTTAACAAATTAACAGTGTTGGTACTTTTCTATTACAAACAGGAAGCGTCTATAAAAACAGATATTCTCTGTACTGTAGCCCCAAAGGTCCTATATTCTTTTATGCTTACTGCTACATATTGACAGTGCTTTTTTTGGCACTTAGCCAAAGCAAGGAAAATGTAAGactatgtatgtttttttgttgctttttttttttggtcacaaTGGATCAAAACAAGGAAAAGGAGCGCGGAAACATATCTACATTAACGTTGCTATTTTTGGAGAGGTGCGTGGGTCTGTTTTGAGAATGGATGAGGCTGAGAGGCCTCAGGGGGGGAGTTCCAGCCACCGAGGCTGTTTGTGCACAGATTAAGACTCAGGTGATAGTTGGCAACCTATGACTGCATGTGACGCATAACCCTCCGCGGAGCAGACAGGAAGCTGCTGCCGAGTACTTCCTGTTCCTGCCACCCTGCAGGAGACAGACTGGTGCCACACAAAGAGGTAGAGGTGTGGAAGAGGAGAGCAAAACATAGTAGTTCAGACCTGGAGACATGCTAACTCACTGCTTGACTCCCCCTTTTGTTTACTGTATGGCATTCCCTGCTGGTATTTTAGGAGATCAAAGGCTGCCAGGCTTCCTTGAGTTTTCTGGGTGCTGCAGCAGAGTCCATTCATGCACACATGGCTGTGCCAACACATGAGCATACATGTCAGTCCTTCCAACACAGATCTTTCCTCCATATTCAAACATGTACCTAAATGCCAACTGTTGACTTTTcgaacaaacaaaaatgtacaaatgctTTGTAGAATGCTCATAAAccattaataacaacaacttttGGGTCCCCAGATTGCGAAAAATACCCTGATATTATCCCTGACTTAATGGattattggaaaaaaaatatttataatatgtaTACCTGCAGACTTGGTAGCTTCTTAGAAATTGAGAACTCCATGTGTATTAccaacatgtatttatttatttccaaataGAAAGTATAAACACCAGTCAAAATGGATTTTTCACAACTTGGCTAAACAAGGATTCaaatttttaaagatttaagtaATATGTGTCATGTCATATGTCATAAGACTAGTGTGAAAAATAAggattagaaaaaataaatgcaaaggataaaaataaagataataaatatataaatatatgtaatgtaaaatacaaagtaaaatgTACACGTACAAACACAGTTTTCTGTTCCTTCCCAGAAACATGCTATGACTCAGAGAGACGTGACTGTTACTCAAAGTCATGACATCCTTTGATGACACCAAACCCAATTTCCATTAACACCCGTCTACCCCCTGCCTCCCTGTATCCCACAGGAAGAAGCATGTCTCCACCCTGCTGAACATACGAGGGATGATGCGGCAGGCAGAGCGCCAGGAGATCCTCAACATCGTCAAAGACTTTGAATGCAGCAATACCCTCATGTGCCGGGACCATGCCCTCTTTTCCGACATCCCCATCACCTCAGAGGTGCACTGCATCAGCCTGGGTCTCCTCCGCCTCGCCATGACCGTCTCCAACTGGTTCTCAGAGCACCGTCCGAGACGAAACCGCAGGACAAGTGGCAGAAACACAACACCTCAACCTGCTGAGAGCCAGAATATGGAAGACATAAATAAACTTCACAGAGAAGACTAGCTGTTGGTGTTAGGAGAGCAGTCACAGACACACTGTGAAGATACTGATGAGATGTACATGCACCTTGACCAAAAACTGATTGTACCAAATATTGTCACCAGCCACTTAAAGAAACTTGACCTCAGGTACTGTTCGTACTGTACACGCTCACTGACTTACTGACATTTCTCCATCTCCAGAAGTGTATTTTTAATGGAAATGTGAAACAGATTGTGTATTGTAATAGCTCACCATGATTTGTAGTATTTTTATGTTGATCTACAGAAGTAAACAACTGGTCAGATATCCTCAAAATGTAA includes:
- the exoc3l2a gene encoding tumor necrosis factor alpha-induced protein 2, producing MPILKKLPGRSKTCPEFPRVNGELILPRLDLDLRDLNDLNDLKELNDLKDLNKNLNPFENVDLDEDERNGGDMGLIMGEVRGNLHPRSSRDGEEEENEVNAERHGAGYPKGKPLRGTLERICGVSPLKTLGKLGKGLRISGRNVWGNNSPHYSPGDSNTLPSEREKRKGLRRSSEGIMTLLRFTGRRKEERRESLPCGNMSADSEADASRRPSFLRMVSLGKLKRESMSDKASQEAEEETAEEEPVVKTREPLSVLEILQLVNHRDLLLADTHIQELERECELLSLLPTTTTPTLTPTICPSTPLGMFPLSSSSLDESLSSNATVDSSRRKAKDVELLYEALQREMWDVVRESLRQPSAGPNLGLVVLVIQQEEHADAAWALREETKPEREGPHIQPSQRPRRLKMKWRQAVAEAADWSLPHQVDTQAGQLASYLERLRSRMVDDLDAARRNAVSIYPEEFAAFQVYVESYHRAVAKRLRTITSGPLQITDVYSLLDWFYNIYNRDVLGTIGTTTAISYAPLEPILPQDTVDRLEQDCISIVRENVTIELIQVLDEEERRWAQTLHIEEYQSHLARSVIQRLKVDLDRSTSVNQFLGARVARCSLIGLADFLYNFQRKVEMFHETQAEFGDRGDGYVSRSIALVNCCPPLRALVERCRQCDPQGSEESAQRANSSLDRIINQSVRVLTDRLFEHIRPFFDKLIKRKWLNNTEAFEAIEASIKQHFKKFRRMDSPPYQTLVGEMHRRVLVEYVRAIMRGRVICTSSKMRKRMAFRLQDEAKQLKGLFKDLESSSSWLDSIICHLADIILLEDTPSIQMEVAVLVKEFPDIRKKHVSTLLNIRGMMRQAERQEILNIVKDFECSNTLMCRDHALFSDIPITSEVHCISLGLLRLAMTVSNWFSEHRPRRNRRTSGRNTTPQPAESQNMEDINKLHRED